TTTCATTAGAGGAACTAATAATATCATCAGCATTAATTATAGGTTTAAGATTCTCAAATTCTTTATTTATAGCTCTATCTCCTTTCTTTAGCAGTATAATAAGTGAATCCCTGTCAAGTTGCGTCATTTCTAGCTTTATAAAGAATCTATCGAGTTGTGCCTCTGGCAGAGGAAATACACCCTCCATTTCAATAGGGTTCTGTGTAGCAATAACTATAAATGGTCTTGGTAATTTTATTGTCTCTCCCTCAATTGTTATTTGTCTCTCCTGCATAGCCTCTAAAAGAGCAGATTGAGTTCTCGGCGAAGCTCTATTAATCTCATCAACTAGAACTATATTAGCATAGATAGGACCTAATTTAATTTCAAAATCTCCTAGCTTTTGATTATATATTTTAGTACCAATAACATCAGCTGGTAATATATCTAATGTACATTGAATTCTAGAAAAAGATAAATTAGTAAGTTTTGCTATAACCTTAGCTGTTAATGTTTTAGCTATACCAGGTACTCCTTCAATGAGTACATGTCCTTCGGCTATCATTGAAAGTAATAGAAGCATTACATGGGTTTCCCTAGAGACTAATATTTTTGAAGCTTCTTCAACAACTTTTGATACTATACTACCTAGTTTTGTTGTATACATAATTTTCACAACGATAAGTTAATAATTGTTTCAAACCTTATTATTTTTAGGCGGTTAAATGAAAAACTTTAGTGTTATCATAGTTTTAATCTTAATGATTTTATTCCTATACCAAGTGGCTAATATACATATATATTCATTAGATAGACACAGCATAGATTTGGAAAATAAGGTTTTAAGCTATGTATCTGCCATAGATTCGCTATATATTTGGTTTTCTCAATTAAAAACTAATGAAAAACCTATCACACCAGAACAACTATATACAATTTTAAATAATAAGACATATATTTTGAATATAATAGAAAAAATATATGAAGATCCTATAATTGCTATTTTTACGGGTGGAGCTGTCATTAGAATTCTAAAGTTATATGGTATTGGAAGTCCATATATTGATGAAGAAGATATAATAAGGATAATAAAAACTATAGCATTAAATACAG
Above is a genomic segment from Ignisphaera aggregans DSM 17230 containing:
- a CDS encoding ATPase associated with various cellular activities AAA_3 (COGs: COG0714 MoxR-like ATPase~InterPro IPR011703:IPR011704:IPR003593~KEGG: dka:DKAM_0594 ATPase associated with various cellular activities, AAA_3~PFAM: ATPase associated with various cellular activities AAA_3; ATPase associated with various cellular activities AAA_5~SMART: AAA ATPase~SPTR: B8D489 ATPase associated with various cellular activities, AAA_3~PFAM: ATPase family associated with various cellular activities (AAA)), coding for MYTTKLGSIVSKVVEEASKILVSRETHVMLLLLSMIAEGHVLIEGVPGIAKTLTAKVIAKLTNLSFSRIQCTLDILPADVIGTKIYNQKLGDFEIKLGPIYANIVLVDEINRASPRTQSALLEAMQERQITIEGETIKLPRPFIVIATQNPIEMEGVFPLPEAQLDRFFIKLEMTQLDRDSLIILLKKGDRAINKEFENLKPIINADDIISSSNEIDEVYFDDSILEYIVRIIEYTHKHPATKLGVSPRGALHLFTLSKEFALADNRKYLIPDDIKNAAIYALPHRIFIKPEYIAEGYTGRRVVNDILSKVEVPRP